One stretch of Carassius auratus strain Wakin unplaced genomic scaffold, ASM336829v1 scaf_tig00036059, whole genome shotgun sequence DNA includes these proteins:
- the LOC113082409 gene encoding NLR family CARD domain-containing protein 3-like isoform X3 has protein sequence MSQQEKKEEDTSSKISCDQPTQSQSSAFSNSEMTSDPNITRMKKLRSESPEPSSVSLKSDTSMKRPPEFSNSAVTSDSLSKMHGTDAISSSSSSHSQTHIRHERTETVLQKHTLETGDLQRVKDQHKTSMKIKYEGLFEGTKFQENETLLNSIYTQLYIIEGEREGVNEEHEVLQMEKTARTQHSQDTPIYCNDIFKASAEAGSEEKEQIKTVLTKGIAGIGKTVSVQKFILDWAEGKANQDVDFMFVLPFRELNLIRDHQYSLHRLLLDFHPELQDLDSQIYEQCKVVFIFDGLDESRITLMFSDAQKVCHVTETSSVAVLISNLIRGALLPSALIWITSRPAAANQIPSEYIDRLTEIQGFTEPQKEEYFRKRISDQHQASRIISHIRRARSLHIMCHIPVFCWISSTVLQKLLEEDLRAEIPQTLTEMYIHFLLIQINMRKQKYEERDPEKLLQSNREVIVKLAKVAFKQLMKGNVMFYEEDLIESGIDVTDAKVYSGICTEIFNVESVVHQRKVYSFIHLSVQEFLAALYVFYHYVIMHKDTLQFCDIMHNLHRDAVDRALESENGHLDLFLRFLLGISLESNQRLLQDLLTHTENSSESIRRTTQYIKEKLKDGHGLSTERSINLFLCLLEVKDQTLSREIQEFVKSDKHSEKKLSPAHCSTITYMLQMSEEPLDELDLKKYNTSDEGRRRLIPAVINCRKVLLAGCNPTAQDCEIVASSLKSSNCVLRELDLSNNDLQDSGVKLLSDGLKSPNCQLEILRLSGCMVTEEGCDYLSSALSSNPSHLRELDLSYNHPGPSGVQLLKHKLQILNFDHEGHFRIRPGLRKYACDLTLDPNTAHTQLILSEDYKETTYVKDPQQYPDHPDRFDDREQILCKESLTGRCYWEVKWEGSGNVAITYKGIGRKGGIDCSFGFNEKSWSLNCSDMTYSVWHNNNSTDVIGPSARSNRVGVYVDVSAGTLSFYSVSDTHTFTHLYTFNTTFTEPLYAGFGVYPESSVSLCQI, from the exons ATGAGTCAACAAGAGAAGAAAGAGGAGGACACTTCCTCTAAAATAAGCTGTGATCAACCCACACAGAGTCAGTCCTCTGCCTTCAGCAACTCAgaaatgacctctgaccccaa CATCACAAGGATGAAGAAACTGAGATCAGAGTCTCCAGAACCCAGCAgtgtgtctctgaagagtgacACATCTATGAAGAGACCCCCTGAATTCAGTAATTCAGCAGTGACCTCTGACTCTCT GAGCAAAATGCATGGCACAGATGCGATCAGCTCATCTTCTTCATCCCACTCTCAAACCCACATCAGACATGAAAGAACTGAAACAGtcctacagaaacacacactggaGACTGGAGACCTGCAGAGAGTCAAAGaccagcacaaaaccagcatgaagatCAAGTATGAGGGTTTATTTGAGGGAACCAAATTCCAGGAGAATGAAACCCTACTGAACAgcatctacacacagctctacattatagagggagagagagaaggagtgaatgaagaacatgaggttttacagatggagaaaacagctcgaacacaacactcacaagacactccaatatactgcaatgacatctttaaagcctcAGCTGAAGCAGgatctgaggagaaagagcagatcaagactgttcttactaaaggcattgctggaatcggaaaaaccgtctctgtacagaagttcattctggactgggccgagggaaaagccaatcaggatgtagatttcatgtttgtgcttccatttcgagagctgaacttgatccgagatcatcagtacagtcttcacagacttctgctggactttcatcctgaacttcaagatctaGACTCACAGATTTATGAGCAGTgcaaagttgtgttcatctttgatggtctggatgaaagcagaatcacactgatgttttcagacgctcagaaagtttgtCATGTGACTGAGACTTCATCAGTGGCTGTGTTGATATCCAACCTCATCAGAGGAGcactgcttccctctgctctcatctggatcacctccagaccagcagcagccaatcagatcccctccgaATACATCGACCGTCTGACTGAAATTCAGGGATTCACtgagcctcagaaggaggaatatttcaggaagagaatcagtgaccagcatcaagccagcagaatcatctcacacatcagaagagcaagaagcctccacatcatgtgccacatccccgtcttctgctggatctcatccactgtgcttcagaagctcctggaagaagatctgagagcagaaatccctcaaactctgactgaaatgtacattcacttcctgctgattcagatcaacatgaggaagcagaagtatgaagagagagatccagagaaactcctgcagtccaacagagaagtgattgtgaaacttgctaaagtggctttcaaacagctgatgaagggtAATGTGATGTTCTAcgaggaggacctgattgagagcggCATAGACGTCACTGATGCCAaagtgtattctgggatttgcactgagatctttaatGTGGAATCTGTGGTTCATCAGAGAAAGgtctacagcttcattcatctgagcgtTCAGGAGTTTCTCGCTGCATTATACGTGTTTTACCATTATGTAATAATGCATAAAGATACATTGCAGTTTTGTGATATAATGCATAATCTGCATAGAGATGCAGTAGACAGAGCCCTTGAGAGTGAGAATGGCCATTTGGATctgttcctgcggttcctgctgggcatctcactggagtccaatcagagactcttacaggatctactgacacacacagagaacagctcagagaGCATCAGGAGAACCACACAGTACATTAAAGAGAAGCTCAAAGATGGACATGGACTCTCCACTgaaagatccatcaatctgttcctctgtctgctggaagtgaaagatcagactctctccagagagattcaggagtttgtgaaatcagacaaacactcagagaagaaactctctcctgctcactgctcaacaatcacctacatgcttcagatgtcagaggaGCCACTGGATGAGCTGGACCTcaagaaatacaacacatcagatgaggggagaagaagactgataccagctgtgatcaactgcagaaaagTTCT TCTTGCAGGCTGTAATCCTACTGCTCAGGACTGTGAAATCGTAGCTTCATCTTTAAaatcctcaaactgtgtcctaagagagctggatctgagtaacaatgacctgcaggactcaggagtgaagctgctctctgatggattgaagagtccaaactgtcagctggaAATACTGAG gttgtctggctgtatggtgacagaagAAGGCTGTGAttatttgtcttcagctctgagttcaaacccctcacacctgagagagctggatctgagctacaatcacccaggaccATCGGGAGTACAACTACTCAAACACAAACTGCAGATACTCAA ttTTGACCATGAGGGACATTTCAGAATCAGACCAGGACTGAGAAAAT ATgcctgtgatctcacactggatccaaacacagcacacactcaaCTCATCCTGTCTGAAGACTACAAAGAAACAACATATGTGAAAGATCCTCAGcagtatcctgatcatccagacagatttgatgatCGGGAGCAGATCCTGTGTAAAGAGAGTCTGACTGGGCGCTGTTACTGGGAGGTTAAATGGGAAGGCTCAGGTAATGTAGCGATTACATACAAAGGAATCGGCAGGAAAGGTGGGATTGACTGTTCTTTTGGATTCAATGAAAAGTCCTGGAGTTTGAATTGTTCTGATATGACTTATTCTGTCTGGCACAATAATAATAGCACTGATGTAATTGGCCCTTCAGCCCGCTCTAATAGAGTAGGAGTGTATGTAGATGTGTCGGCTggcactctgtccttctacagtgtctctgacacacacacattcacacacttatACACATTCAACACCACTTTCACTGAACCCCTCTACGCTGGATTTGGGGTTTATCCTGAATCTTCAGTGTCTTTGTGTCAGATTTGA